The genomic stretch TTTCCCTGCCCTCAACTGTGTGAAAAATGCCTCTAAAAAAGCAAaggctgccaggcaccagtgactcaagcctgtaatactagctactcaagaggcagagatcaggaggattgctattGGAAGAcagcccccagcaaatagtttacaagaccctatctgttgttttggttttttttttcagatactagggtttgaactcagggcctacaccttgagccactccaccagcccttttcttgtgatgggttttcttgagatagtcttgcaaactatttgcctgagttggcttcaAACGGtggtcctcctgacctctgcctcctgagtagttaggattagaggcgtgagccatcagcacctgccttgcaagaccctatcttgaaaatacccaacacaaaatagggcttggggagcggctcaagtggaagagtgcttcctagcaagcatgagcccctgagttcaaacccaagtaccacacacacagaaaaagcaaatgatgccccgaaagcaaagtaaaagttatGATAATCTTCCCAAGCCAAAAAAGGGCACATAACGTGCTTAATTTCAGTGAAAATTttggatttgttgaaaggtgacaTGTCGTTAGCAAACATTAGGTAGCCGTGGGAAagtgaatcaagcatctgcagtaaCTATATTGAACTCTGTGCATCCGGGGCAGTTTTTCCTCAGTGATGGTCTTTAGAGAACCGTTTTCAGATACCAAGAGTCTACTgtatgaaataatatatatatatataattgtatatatagCTAGCACTTATTAAATGTTAgctatgtgccaagcactattCTTGGCACTTGGCACAGGAACTCACGCTTCAAACCCTCTGagataaatatttgattttacagttgagaaaactgaggcacacaagTGGTCCAGTTATTATCAGGGAGGATTCAGACTCAGGCAGCCTAACACTAAAGATAAATTACCACTACACTTAATTAGCCATGGCTTGACACCAACTATAACTGAGTTGCATACCAAGCACTATAGGAGTTAAATCCGAAGCCAGTGCGGGGCAGGGATCCAGGGAGGAGATGGTATATGAGCCGAATCTTGTGGGCTGAAGAATTTACCAGGCTTGTAAGAAGAGGAAGGGCATTGCAGGGAGAGAAGAGCATGTGGCCCAAGGGCTTGAAAATGCACGCTAAGTCCATATCAGGAATGGACTGTGGGAGGGGAGGCGTGGAAGGAATCTGGAAATTGATTCTAGAGGCAAAGGAGAGCCTTGAAGGACCCTTCCACAGGATAGTGGCCAGTTCAGATTTCATTGTAGCGAGATCATAAGGTTGGCTCTCTGGAGCGCAGAGGAGGGGGCTGAAGGCAGAGATCCAGGATGGAGAGGATGAGCTCACAGCCTCCTTCACGGCTGTGGCCTCCACCCTCCCGACTATGACAGTACGGAGAGCCTAGGAAACGCTTGGAACAAAGTAGTTCATGCAGAAATAACGCTGCCTGGGGTGCGTGAACACCCACTCCCCCGTCCTCAGTCCGGTAGCCTGCAGAAGGAGGTGCGGACGACACCCAAGACCCAAGGATTCCAGAAAAAAAGGATGGGGGGATTCACCCATTCCACTAGATTCCGCCTCTAAGAGCACCCACACGCTACCCGCGGCCCCATGGCAGCCTCCAGGGGCCACCGGCTCACCCTGACTCAGCTCGAAGCCCCTGCGGCCTCCTGAGACAGCTGCCGGTAGCCGGCCGCGAACCTGCAGAGCGCGTAGAGCGCTGCCGGGCACTCGGCGGCCGCCGCCTTGGGCTCCAACGACCCGGCTCCCCTCCGCATCCCGCCGCCTCTCCCAGGACCCGGAGGGCGCCCTACCCCTAGTCAGTCCTCCTGTCACTCAGGCCACTTTGCAATGTTGGCTTTTATTACTTCCAGACCCAGAGCCCAAGGGGGACGCGCCTCGCTGGTGGGGCGGGAACCTATCGGCGGGAGTGGAGCTGCCCACGCCCCAGGGACGCGCGATCTGCGTGTGGGCGACGGCCCACTCCTTACTGCACGCCCTCCATCATCTTCAAGAACTCTGCGGGGGAAGAAGGGGGGTGGGGGTCAGGGGTCCCACTCGGGACGCGGAGGCCCGGCCAGGGATCCTGGCACGAGGCGTGCGTTGCCATTAATAAATTGCACAAAGCCGCCAGAGCTCTTAGCAGCCACCGGGGAGAAGAGGAAGCAACTCACTCAGGCTACGCCCAGCCCCACCCACAAAACCAAGGACATCCACGCGGGTGCCACCTGCACTCCAGCCACGTCCCTGACACTACCCCGGCCCTCACCGTCGAAGTCAATGCGGCCATCGTTGTTCTTGTCCCCGTCTTTCATCAGGGATTCGATTTCCTCGTCTGTCACGTGCTCCCCGGAAGCCCTGAAAATCTCAGCCAGCTCTTCAGCATCAATGTAGCCGTCTGCGTTCCTTCCGGGGGGCggaggggcagggggcagggagcaggggcCGGGTGAGCTCCCCTGACCACGCTCAGTGCCTGATCTCACCCCCATCCCCATCCTGGGAACCTTTGCGCCCTGTCTGTTCCCCCTTCTGTGCTCCCAGACCCACTGAGTACCTGTCAAAGATGCGGAAACACTCAGCCAGTTCCTCCTCGCTCTTCCCCTTCGCATCCTCTTTCATCTGACGCACCATCATGACCAAGAACTCCTCGAAGTCGATGGTACCACTGCCTGAGAGGTGCAAATGGTGGGCTGAGCCCATCCCTGAATGCCTGCCTCCCCCCACCATCTCCTGCCTTGGAGGACCACAGCTCACCATCCTCATCCACCTCCTCAATGATGGCGTCCAACTCCTCTTTCGTGGGTGTCTGGCCCAGCATCCTCATCACGGTGCCCAACTCTTTGACGCTGATGTCCCCACCACCATCAGCATCAAACATGTCAAAGGCAGCCTTGAACTCTGTGGGGGGAGGGAAGTGGAGGGCTGAGGTAAGGCCCACTGAACTAACACATCAGCCACACCTCTAAGGTCCCCACTCTGCTCTGGCACCAGAAGGTTCCCCTAGTACAACCCCCGAGCCCAGCAATCCCATCCTCACTCACCAGCGATCATCTCCTCACTGAGGTAGGACCGGGCCTCAGCCTGCTGGTCCGTCTGTGGAAGATAGAGAGAGTCAGAGAGCAGAAGGGGCAGCACTAGAGCAGATTCTCACCTGGATCCCCATTTCTGGAAGTAGGTGCCCCCACAGTACCCAGCCTCtgtgctggggaaaaaaaaaaaaaacaagagacagATCAAGAATGTCCAGCCAGGACATTCTTGGATTACAggagtggttcactcctgtaatcctagctacacaggaggcagcaatcaggagtattgtggttggaagccagcccagggcaagtagtttgtgagaccctctctcaaaaatacctgtcacaaaaaagggctggcggattgactcaagtggtggagtgactcaagtggtagaacacctgcataacaagcatgaggccctgagttcaggttccagtaccattaaaagaattaaataaataaataaaagatgtccAAGATCTGGGgccagtggtgtggctcaagtggtaagagcacctgagttcaaaccccagtactgtcaaaaaaaaaaaaaaagaaagaaagaaagaaaaaggaaagagagagagaatgtccaAGGTCTCATTTATCCACTGGAGTCCAGAAGATAAGTGACCCAATGACTCTTGGGCAAGTCACATAGCATGCCCTCATCCCTTCTCAGCAGATCTTCAGGGATAAGATGAAAGTGTGACACTTCATCACTGTTCTAAGCATGATTTCCCAGTTCTCCCTAGTTcctactggtgcctggcatttTAATggttgctcaataaatgtttgttctcAATAAACAATAATGCAACACAGagttattgagcacctgctaaaTGTCAGAATGGACAACAGACACTAAGACCACTCAGAGGAGAAGATACCTCATCCCTCCCCTCAGAGAATTTGCAGAGATGAggattttaggtttccttctctcttGAGATTCAGTCACTGGACTAAGTACCTCTCATGCTGGGAAGAATGTGATAAGGGCTTTGTTGTGAAAATAAGATTTCCATGGGGGTTTACAAGTCACAATCCAAGCCAAGCCATCTTGGTCAGGGGCTTTGGACTGAGGTTGGTGCTGAGGAACATGTGAGGAGTCCAAAATGTTCTTCAGCCAGCTGGCCCTGGCcagcctcttcccctccccctcctcttgcCCTATGCCAGGAGAGCAGACTATTTTTAGTAGGACATGGGCAAAAGCAGCTGGCCTCTGGGGTCTAGTTACTCCTTGAAgtgaagtggggagggggatgtCAGAAGAAATGACAGCCCCAGATCGGGACTCCTCTCTGGGCAGCTGTGTTCTCTCTAACTCTGCTCTGTTATccaccatctcttcccctcaTCCTCAGGACTCTTGAACACTGCACCTGAGCTGGCTTCAGGTGCTGCAGGCCTCCCATCTTCTAGGGAGCTTTGCTTCTCTCACTAACAGGAAATTTGGCCAGCCTTAGAAAACCCACGCTGCCATTGGCTTGCCCTCTAGCCCTCAGGGTCCCCCATCTCTCCTATGAAGGAGAACAGCAAAgacctaccaccaccaccaccacctcacaGCTCCATGACAGCATAGTTACAAGTCTCAAGGTAACCAGGGAGTCACAGGCCTGGACATCCCAGCACTCATGATCCAAGAGAAGTCCTGACCTTTCCCCAGGATTTCTCTAAGAGACCTGGGTTCCAGGAACCCTCATTTTCCACCTCCAGACATCCAAGTTACTGCCCACAGAGTACCCAGATAGGCCCTGAATGAGGCCCAGAAGTGCTCCTACAAGCAAGACAATGAAGCCCCTTCTTGTCCTTACCATGGTTGCAGGTCACTGGGACTCCTCTGCTATGAGTTGTCTTCTCTGCACTCCACCACCCAAAGATGCTGTGGCCCACTCCAGCCCCCAGGATTTGTAGGAGcaccctctcctcccacctcctcacTCCCCAGGACTGGATACCCTGCCCAATCAGATTCTGGGGTCAGGAGGCCCCACCCCTCACAGAGTCCTAGCCCATTACCTAATTTAGCCAAGGGCCCTTGCAGGGAAATTTAAGCCTCGAGCAGGTGGCAGGCCTTGACATCCTAGATTCTCATGATGAGGGCCCGCCCTGCTCCACCACCTTAGAGAGCACCCCCCCCTCCTTAGGATGCACACTTGCTCCAAGATGGGTGAGAACGATCAGAATAGCATGGTGGAATGAGAAGCGCACAAGCCTCGAAGTCCAAAATTCAAGATTCAGTCCTGCTTCTGCAAGCagggtgaccttgggcaggtaGTGATATGGCTCTGAGCCTGCATTCTTTATCTGTGAGATGGAGAGAGTCACAACGGACCTCACAGAGAGACCAAATAAATAGGAGTCCAGGTGTAAGTCACCCAGTTTGCGCCAAGTTCATGAGGTTGGTGCTTGGCAAGTAGAGCGCTCCTGTCTTTGAACCATGGTAAAAGTAGTAGGGGACAGAACAGGGGAAGTGATAGCTTGGCTAGTTTATTGAACTTTTACAACATGACgagctttttttattattatttatttattttt from Castor canadensis chromosome 5, mCasCan1.hap1v2, whole genome shotgun sequence encodes the following:
- the Tnnc2 gene encoding troponin C, skeletal muscle, with the translated sequence MTDQQAEARSYLSEEMIAEFKAAFDMFDADGGGDISVKELGTVMRMLGQTPTKEELDAIIEEVDEDGSGTIDFEEFLVMMVRQMKEDAKGKSEEELAECFRIFDRNADGYIDAEELAEIFRASGEHVTDEEIESLMKDGDKNNDGRIDFDEFLKMMEGVQ